A region of the Clostridium estertheticum subsp. estertheticum genome:
AACTTCTCAAATTCTATCTACTGTAGTTAAAGATACTTGCGTAGAGATTAAAGATTGTGCTGAGATTTTCAACGTTTCATGGTATGAAGTAACTCTTAAATCTGAGACTAACATTAACAATAAAGGTTGGATAAAAAAAGACATCCTAATTACTCTCGATGATACTGTTAATAATCATGAAGAGACTATTTATGAAAAAAGTGCTACTTAAATCATCTCCTTCGGCGCTGCAACAGCTTCGAAGAAGATACATTGACGACTTTCCTTCTGAAATGTAGTTAAAAAACAAAGGCATATATTCATAAAATATATGCCTTTTAATTAATCTTTTTTATGTGTTTTTTTAGCATGTTTAGTTCCAGAATTATTCTCTTTCTTTTCCTTTTCTTGTTGACTCGCACAAGAATTATCTTTTTTTTCACCCATAACATTTATACCTCCTACATCTAAAATCTATTAATCCTATCATTGTAATATTTTATCCAATATACAAATTTTCAATCACTCTATTTATATCATTACTTAACTTTTTTATTTTTTAAAATACTAATTATGTTATAATTTATAAATAAGACTAACACTCTCGTTAGAACTAAAGGAGTTTAACGACATTTCAGAAGGAAAGTCTTCACTTGTATAAGTTAGAGCTATATACCCTAACAAATAGAAAACTTCAGTGGGAATATAAATCTCCTTCTGAAGTCGTTAATATTGCAGCTCCAAAGGAGATGATTTAATATGAGAATAATATCCGAAAATGACCTATGTATAAATAGGCCATATATAAATTTAAAGAAACTACCAATAAGAAGTTCCTTAAGAGTTGGTGAAATTACTGAAGCTGGCTTTAAAGGCACCTATATAATAAATCAGCATACGCAAAACTTATCCACTAATGAGAATTACATGTTACAATTTAGTAAAGGAATTCAAAAAATAACACTTGATACTGAACTACTCCATGGACTCTTATTAGTTGAAGTCAATTATTCATCTAAAAATAGTAACAAATCTTCTAAGTTCAAGGTTTACCTTGTTTTAGATTATATAAAATATTCCTTACCCTTTAGTTCATTTAAGGATATTTACGATAACTGTATGAATATCTTATCTAAAGAACTTCAAGATAAAGAAGAACTAACTTACATAAAAGAAAGCTTTGACAATTTAGAAAGTGATGAAGTCTCAGTAGATATAAAATTAAATTTAGAAAGATTACAAGAATTTAAAGATAAGGTAAACTACAAAAGAAATATATATTATTTTGTTATAAATAACATAACTTCAACTACTTCGAAGTACGATATTAACGCTAAACCTAAAGATATACTAATAAGTAATACTTTAAAAGTTCTAAGATACGATTCTTCTACAAGACTATATATTATACTAAAACCTATTGATAAAACAACTAAAACAAAATTAAATGTCACTGATATTATTTGTGACCTTGGTGAAATTGGTTTCCCAACAGTTAGCATATGCACGAGTTATGGACTCGGAAAATTATTAGATGTTAAAAATAATGTTATTCCAAATACTAATACATTATCATTATTTGCTAACATACTAGACCTTGAGATAGAAGTTTTATAAAAACGATATATAAAAAAGAGCTAGAATTTAATTTATTCTAGCTCTTTTTATATATCCTATATAATTTTAGTTGTCCACTCTTCACAGTCCCACACATCAGTTACTACATCTTGATAAAATTCTGGCTCATGACAAACTAGAAGTATGCTTCCATTATATTCCTTTAAAGCTCTTTTTAACTCATCTTTTGCATCTACATCTAAATGATTGGTAGGCTCATCTAGTATTAATATATTAGTTTCTCTGTTTAGAAGTTTAGCAAGCCTTACCTTTGCTTGTTCTCCACCACTAAGCACAGTAACTTTACTTTCTATATGTTTTGTAGTAAGTCCACACTTAGCAAGTGCAGATCTTACCTGCCCCTGAGTTAAGCTAGGAAATTCTTGCCAAAACTCTTCAATACAGTTATTTCGATTAACTCCCTTTATTTCTTGTTCATAGTATCCTATATATTGATAATCTCCTAAGTTTGTATGACCCGAAAGAGCTTTGATATCTCCCATAAGACTCTTTAACAATGTTGTTTTCCCAACACCATTAGCACCAGTAAGCGCAATCTTTTGTCCTCTTTCCATATACAAATCTAATGGCTTAGATAATGGGGTATCGTAACCAGTAACTAATTCCTTAGTTTTAAATATTATTTTTCCTGAAGCTCTTGCAGTTTTAAAGTTAAACTGTGGTTTTGGTTTATCTTGTACAATTTCCATTCTATCAATTTTATCTAATTTTTTTTGTCTTGATTTTGCCATTCCACTAGTAGAAGCTCTTGCTTTATTTTTAGCAACAAAGACCTCCAGTCTAGTAATTTCCTTTTGTTGCCTTTCATAATCAGATTCCATCTGTAGCTTCTTAGCCTCATGAACTCTCAAAAATTCATCATATGAACCTATATATCTGGTTAATTTTTTATTCTCTACATGGTATATTATATTGATTGCACCATCTAAAAATTCAATATCATGTGATATTAATATAAATGCTTTATCATAATTTTGAAGATACCTCTTGAGCCACTCTACGTGTTGCTCATCTAAAAAGTTAGTAGGTTCATCAAGAAGTAGAACATCTGGTGCTTCTAGTAGAAGTTTTGCAAGGAGCACTTTTGTCCTTTGCCCTCCACTTAACTCTGCAACATCATTATCAAGCCCAACATCCTTAAGACCAACTCCAGCTGCTACTTCATCAATCTTAGAATCAATGCCATAAAAACCGTTATTATCAAGTTGATCTTGAATTGTACCCATTCTATCCAATAATCTTTCTAATTCTTCAGGTGATGCCTCTGCCATCTTTTCTGTTACGCTAAGCATTTCCTCTTCTAAGTCAAAAAGATATTTAAAAGCATCCCTTAAAACATCCCTAATACTCTTGCCTTTTTCCAAAACAGTATGCTGATCCATGTATCCCACTCTGACATTGTTTGACCATTCAACATCACCTTCATCTGGCATAAGCTTTCCGGTAATAATGTTCATAAACGTTGATTTTCCTTCTCCATTTGCTCCTATAAGTGCTATGTGTTCTCCTTTAAGTAATCTAAAAGACACATCCTCAAATATTACTCTGTCGCCAAAACCATGGCTCATATTTTTAACTACTAATATACTCATTTGTATTTCCCCTTACTTTAGTATGATTTTACATATTTATATTTCTACATTTGTAATTATTTACTTATTTATATTAATTTGATGTTATATATCAATTTCCGACTAAAAAAATAGTCCAGTATTTACATAATTATCTTTATTTCAATTATATATATAAAAATGGCACATACATAAGTGTAATTTATAATTGACCTTATGTCAAAACAAATTTTTATATTTCATATTACAAATTAATTCTGTGTGGTATACTACTATAGATAAATAACTTGATAATTATAATTAAAACTATTATAAAACATATGAGACATAATATTTCTATATATTATGTTTCCTTAAAAAGCACAGGAGGAATTTAGAATGGCTTGTAAATTTTACTTATATAAAGGTAGAGGTACAAATTCAGAAAATGGACATCTTTGGATATATGCTAATGAAATTGAAAAATTTGATGGTGAATATGAAAATGGAGACATAATCGAAGTATATAATTTTAGAAATGAATTTATAGGAAAAGGTTATATAAATGATGTTTCTAAAATTGCCATAAGAATAATGACAAGAGATATTCACGAAGAAATAGATGAAGATTTTTTCAGAAAGAGGCTTCATGCTGCATGGGAATATAGAAAAACAGTTATAGATACTTCAAGCTGTAGATTTTTGTTTGGAGAAGCAGATTTTGTACCAGGCATGATAATAGACAAATATGAAGACTATTATGTTATTCAATCCCTAGCTCTTGGAATAGATAAATATAAAGGTATAGTAGTTAAGCTATTAACAAATGAATATGGTGCAAAGGGTGTATATGAGCGAAGTGATGCTAAAGTACGTGAGCTCGAGGGAATGGAGCAAACAAAAGGATTTTTAACAGAGCCTTTTGATACTACTATAGAAATCATCGAAAACGGAGTTAAATACAACGTTGACATTGAAAATGGACAAAAGACTGGATTTTTCTTAGATCAAAAAGAAAACAGGGCAGCTATTCAAAGATTATGTAAGGATGCTGATGTTTTGGATTGTTTTACGCACACAGGTTCCTTTGCACTTAATGCTGGTATAGCAGGAGCTAAAAGTGTTCTTGGTGTAGATATATCTGAATATGCCGTAGAATTTTCAAGAAAGAATGCAGAGCTTAATGGGCTATCAGAAACTGTTAAATTTGAATGCCACAATGCCTTTGATATATTAAGAGAATGGTCAAGAGAAGAAAAAAGACAATATGATGTAGTAATCCTAGACCCACCAGCTTTCACAAAATCTCGTTCCACTATAGATGGTGCAACAAGGGGCTACAAAGAAATTAATCTACGTGGTATGAAATTGGTTAAACCAGGCGGATATCTTGTAACTTGCTCTTGCTCTCACTTTATGAAACCTGATATGTTTGCAGATACTATTGCTGATGCAGCTCTTGATGCTAAAAGAACACTTAGACAAGTAGAGTTCAGAACTCAAGCAGCAGATCATCCAATACTATGGAATTCTGATGAATCTTACTACTTAAAGTTCTACATATTCCAAGTGGTATAAAGTAACCAAAGTATATATTACTCCAGATGCTTTCACTACGCTATGTAATTCTAAAATTTACTTTATTTATATTTACTAAAAAACACAAATAAAAATAAAGTAAATTAAGAATTAACAAAGCTAGTTCAAATGCATTTTACGTAATATATACTTTTTTATTACTTTATAAGCCACTTAATATTCAATCCCATCTGCACAATACCGTAATCTCTTTAAAGTATTACCCCATCTTTATATTCTGGAACAATGTCTATAATATCTTTTTGACAGCAATATTCTAAATCTGCAGATAGACCTAACTTCATTATTGTTTTATAGTGATTTGCATACTTTATAAAATTAAGAATATCTTCATTGTTTTTATAGATGTAATTAGAAGTTACTGCTATGTCTGATAAATCTGCTTCTGCTAGTTTTAATATGTTGTCAATTATGTATCCACTACATAAAAAGTCATCTATAGAAAATTCACCATAAGTCCCCGCATTAACTATTACTACATCCTTATTTAAAGATACTATTCTACTTGCAATGGCTTTAGCATTTAGCATTGACCCTATTAAGATGTTATTAGCACCAATGCAGCCTTTTATAGCCTTAGTACCATTAGTAGTAGTCATAACAAGTGTTTTGCCTTCTATGGACTTCCTGGTGTATTCAAGTGGAGAGTTAGAATAGTGGAAACCTTCTATCTTCAATGCATTTCTCTCTCCCCCAAGCATAAACTCTTCTTTACTATTTTTAACAATTTCAGATGCATCCTCCACCGTCAAAACAGGAATTACACCGACGCAGCCATTATTCATTGCCGTAACTATTACACTAGTTGCCCTAAGCATATCTATAACTATTACAGTCTTATTTTCTATTTTTTCCTTCTTTATATCATCCGCAGAAATTATTATATCTATCTTCATATGTCCTATCCCCTTTGTAATGCTATTTTTCTTATACTATCTATTATTATAGTACATATTTATATCCATATTATCTAATATACTGAATTTATTATATAAAGTTCCCCCTGTATATGAGTTAATATTCATATAACAATATTCTTAGGCCCTTATAAATAAACGCCACAAAGTTTATCGTTAAAGCTTTATTTCCCTTATAACAAATAAAAGACTCCACCTGGAGCATAACTCTCCTTATGAAGTCTTTACTATTTGATTTGCAATAAACTTTTTTTCCTTAGAGAACGCTATCAAAAGTATATATTGCGCGAAAGCATTCCAGCAATATATACTTTTCGATATAGCGTATCTAAGAAAAAAAGTTACTCTACTTTATTTCCTTTCCATATCAAAAAGGCTATAAGAAACACTGATGCATCTTTAAAATCTCTAATATCAAAATTTGTTTCTTTCTTAATCTTATCTAGTCTATAAATTAAGGTGTTCCTATGCACATACAACTTTCTAGCAGCGTCACTTATATTAAGACCACAATCTACAAATTGCTCAATAGTTACTATCATTTGACTATCAAAAGCATCAAATTTATCTTTTAACATGTATAACAGTTCCCGCTTAATTTTAGCATCTACATTATATACAATTTTCTCAAATAACATCTTATTATAATTAAATATATGATCTTTTATATCAAATTTTTTACCAAGTATCATGCACTCGGCTGCTTCATTATATGCCTTCTTAATTCCCTTTATATCATAATTTATATCCCCATAGCTTACATAACATTCACAATATAAATCAGATGCGATAGACTCCTTAATGCTTTCTATATGCTGCTGGACTTCAGCAAATTGACCAATTACAATAATGTTATCATTGTAAATTAAACTCACGACTTCCTCATTATCATATATTTGTTTTATAATGCTTAAAGCCTCATACTTGCTTCCATTAACACTTATTAATATGACATAACATCCATTTTTAAGAAAAGGCAAATTTATATTAATGTTATCAATTGAAATTTCTCTATTCTCTAATATATCAATAACTGCTTGTTCCTTAGATAAAAAAAGTTGGGTATACTTATTTGCTATAGTATATTTGAGCAAAGCTGTACAATTTTCATACTGCTTTTCTAAACTAATTATGCCTTTAACTCTTCCAAGCATAATAGTAAAGCTAGTTATATGTGAATTTTTAATATCTAAGTCGCTGATATATAGTGAATTACCATCCTCGGTAACTACATTAAATGGTATTTTTGAAGAATGACTTAAATTCTTTAAGAATTCATTAAAATTGTACATTTTCATTTGCCCCCTAGATTAAAGTGTTTTCAGTTTCTTTATCAAATATATGAATTTTATTTGCATCCAAAGCAATTTTAATTTTATCTCCAACTTTAGCCGTAGACGATCCATTAACCCTTACAACAATATTTGTATCTCCTTTTGACATATAAATATTAGTCTCTGCTCCCATGAGCTCTACAACCTCAACTTTAGCCTCTACAATTGAATCTTTATGTTCCTCAAGGAAAGTAATACCATCATCAATATCCTCCGGTCTTATTCCCATAATAACAGTTTTACCTATATAGGATTTTTCTCTTAAAATTTTAGCTTTATCTTCTGGAATCGCTATAGTTTCATTATTGAAATTAATAACAATTTTTCCATTTTGCTCTAAAATCTTAGCGTCCATAAAGTTCATTTGAGGACTTCCTATAAATCCAGCAACGAATATATTAACTGGGTGCTCATATATATTATGTGGAGTATCTACTTGTTGAACTAGTCCATCTTTCATTACAACTATTCTTGTTCCCATTGTCATAGCTTCTGTTTGATCATGAGTTACATATACAAATGTTGTTTGAAGTTTATGATGTAGTTTTGATATTTCTGTTCTCATTTGTACTCTAAGTTTAGCGTCTAAATTTGATAATGGCTCGTCCATTAAGAATACCTTGGGATTTCTAACTATTGCTCTTCCAAGTGCTACCCTTTGCCTCTGTCCACCTGATAATGCTTTTGGTTTTCTGTCAAGTAAATGTTCTATATCAAGAGTTTTAGCTACGTCTGTAACCTTTTGTTTTATTTCATCTTTTGGCATTTTTCTTAGTTTTAACCCAAATGCCATGTTATCATATACAGTCATATGAGGATATAGTGCATAGTTCTGAAAAACCATTGCTATATCTCTATCCTTAGGTGCCACGTCATTTACGACTTTATCGCCAATATATATTTCACCTTTTGATATCTCTTCAAGACCTGCTATCATCCTTAAAGTCGTTGATTTACCACAACCTGACGGTCCTACAAAAACTATAAACTCCTTATCTTGTATTTCAAGATTAAAATCCTTAACCGCTGTTACATTGCCATCGTAAACCTTGTATATGTGTCTTAATGATAAACTTGACATAATATATTCCCCCTATATGTTTGTTTTAAATGATTTTCAATATACCTATATTGTAATCCTTTAAATCATACTTATCTATTCCCAATACCCCCAAAAGTGGTGAAGTTAATTTGTAGAAAGACACAAATTAGTACTATAGTAATCTAGGCCTTGTTTATTAATATTGTTAACCTATAAAATTTTTCCCTTGATATAAATCTAACTCTTTCATTTTATTATCTATATCATTTAATACTTCCCATTTTTTTAAACTCCACATAGGACCTATTAATAACTCCCGTGGTGCGTCCCCTGTTAGTCTATGAATAACCATATTAGGAGGAAGCATAGTAATTGTTTTGCAAATAATATCTACATACTCATCTTGATTTAAAAATTCAAGTTTCTTTTGCTTATAGAGCTCAACCATAGGTGTATTTTCCATAAGATGAAGCAAATGTAGCTTTATACCCTTTATATCTTTATGTGAAACATAATCTATAGTTTTAAGCATGTCCTGGGCACTTTCTCCAGGAAGTCCAAATATAGTATGTACCACCACATCAATATTTCTTTTATTAAGCTCAACCAAAGTCTCTTCAAATTTATGTAACTTATAACCTCTATTAATAATTTTTGCACTTTCATCAGAACTCGTCTGTAGTCCTAGTTCTACCCATGTGTACACTTTGTGCGAATATTCCTCTATTAAGTCTAATACATCATTATCTAAGCAATCAGGTCTTGTAGCTATAGCAAGTGCCACTACACCATCTTGTGATACTGCTTCCTGATATTTTTCCCTTAACACATCAACACTTGCATATGTATTTGTATACGCCTGAAAATAAGCAATATACTTTCCGGATTTCCA
Encoded here:
- a CDS encoding ABC-F family ATP-binding cassette domain-containing protein, whose protein sequence is MSILVVKNMSHGFGDRVIFEDVSFRLLKGEHIALIGANGEGKSTFMNIITGKLMPDEGDVEWSNNVRVGYMDQHTVLEKGKSIRDVLRDAFKYLFDLEEEMLSVTEKMAEASPEELERLLDRMGTIQDQLDNNGFYGIDSKIDEVAAGVGLKDVGLDNDVAELSGGQRTKVLLAKLLLEAPDVLLLDEPTNFLDEQHVEWLKRYLQNYDKAFILISHDIEFLDGAINIIYHVENKKLTRYIGSYDEFLRVHEAKKLQMESDYERQQKEITRLEVFVAKNKARASTSGMAKSRQKKLDKIDRMEIVQDKPKPQFNFKTARASGKIIFKTKELVTGYDTPLSKPLDLYMERGQKIALTGANGVGKTTLLKSLMGDIKALSGHTNLGDYQYIGYYEQEIKGVNRNNCIEEFWQEFPSLTQGQVRSALAKCGLTTKHIESKVTVLSGGEQAKVRLAKLLNRETNILILDEPTNHLDVDAKDELKRALKEYNGSILLVCHEPEFYQDVVTDVWDCEEWTTKII
- a CDS encoding class I SAM-dependent rRNA methyltransferase codes for the protein MACKFYLYKGRGTNSENGHLWIYANEIEKFDGEYENGDIIEVYNFRNEFIGKGYINDVSKIAIRIMTRDIHEEIDEDFFRKRLHAAWEYRKTVIDTSSCRFLFGEADFVPGMIIDKYEDYYVIQSLALGIDKYKGIVVKLLTNEYGAKGVYERSDAKVRELEGMEQTKGFLTEPFDTTIEIIENGVKYNVDIENGQKTGFFLDQKENRAAIQRLCKDADVLDCFTHTGSFALNAGIAGAKSVLGVDISEYAVEFSRKNAELNGLSETVKFECHNAFDILREWSREEKRQYDVVILDPPAFTKSRSTIDGATRGYKEINLRGMKLVKPGGYLVTCSCSHFMKPDMFADTIADAALDAKRTLRQVEFRTQAADHPILWNSDESYYLKFYIFQVV
- a CDS encoding 2-phosphosulfolactate phosphatase family protein, which codes for MKIDIIISADDIKKEKIENKTVIVIDMLRATSVIVTAMNNGCVGVIPVLTVEDASEIVKNSKEEFMLGGERNALKIEGFHYSNSPLEYTRKSIEGKTLVMTTTNGTKAIKGCIGANNILIGSMLNAKAIASRIVSLNKDVVIVNAGTYGEFSIDDFLCSGYIIDNILKLAEADLSDIAVTSNYIYKNNEDILNFIKYANHYKTIMKLGLSADLEYCCQKDIIDIVPEYKDGVIL
- a CDS encoding PucR family transcriptional regulator produces the protein MYNFNEFLKNLSHSSKIPFNVVTEDGNSLYISDLDIKNSHITSFTIMLGRVKGIISLEKQYENCTALLKYTIANKYTQLFLSKEQAVIDILENREISIDNININLPFLKNGCYVILISVNGSKYEALSIIKQIYDNEEVVSLIYNDNIIVIGQFAEVQQHIESIKESIASDLYCECYVSYGDINYDIKGIKKAYNEAAECMILGKKFDIKDHIFNYNKMLFEKIVYNVDAKIKRELLYMLKDKFDAFDSQMIVTIEQFVDCGLNISDAARKLYVHRNTLIYRLDKIKKETNFDIRDFKDASVFLIAFLIWKGNKVE
- a CDS encoding ABC transporter ATP-binding protein translates to MSSLSLRHIYKVYDGNVTAVKDFNLEIQDKEFIVFVGPSGCGKSTTLRMIAGLEEISKGEIYIGDKVVNDVAPKDRDIAMVFQNYALYPHMTVYDNMAFGLKLRKMPKDEIKQKVTDVAKTLDIEHLLDRKPKALSGGQRQRVALGRAIVRNPKVFLMDEPLSNLDAKLRVQMRTEISKLHHKLQTTFVYVTHDQTEAMTMGTRIVVMKDGLVQQVDTPHNIYEHPVNIFVAGFIGSPQMNFMDAKILEQNGKIVINFNNETIAIPEDKAKILREKSYIGKTVIMGIRPEDIDDGITFLEEHKDSIVEAKVEVVELMGAETNIYMSKGDTNIVVRVNGSSTAKVGDKIKIALDANKIHIFDKETENTLI
- a CDS encoding TIGR01212 family radical SAM protein (This family includes YhcC from E. coli K-12, an uncharacterized radical SAM protein.), with the translated sequence MENLWNDKRYFSLNYFLREKFGSKVFKIALDAGFSCPNRDGTISSGGCLFCSERGSGDFAGNRKFSITRQFEDIKIMMSKKWKSGKYIAYFQAYTNTYASVDVLREKYQEAVSQDGVVALAIATRPDCLDNDVLDLIEEYSHKVYTWVELGLQTSSDESAKIINRGYKLHKFEETLVELNKRNIDVVVHTIFGLPGESAQDMLKTIDYVSHKDIKGIKLHLLHLMENTPMVELYKQKKLEFLNQDEYVDIICKTITMLPPNMVIHRLTGDAPRELLIGPMWSLKKWEVLNDIDNKMKELDLYQGKNFIG